One window from the genome of Halomicrobium zhouii encodes:
- a CDS encoding transcription initiation factor IIB: MSITSQGCPECDGVLEASDCETVCASCGLVVAEDVIDRGPEWRSFQDDDEEKARTGAPLTRSRHDRGLSTEIGRSTRLKGRKRRRMRRLRRQHRRAQTESKRDRNRMLGFIEVRRVVSGLDLSRTIRDRACVLFESAQSEDLLVGRSIEGFAAAAVYANCRTSGVSRTLHEVAGAAQATEDELRVAYDALNRELGLPTGPIDPAEYLPRFASDLDVPHEVERRGTELVERAHDEGVVAGRNPGGVAAGCLYTAARELGHDLTQVAAADAADVSPVTLRSTYQALQD; encoded by the coding sequence ATGAGTATCACATCTCAGGGGTGCCCCGAGTGTGACGGGGTGCTGGAAGCGTCGGACTGCGAGACAGTGTGTGCGAGCTGCGGGCTGGTGGTGGCCGAGGACGTCATCGACCGCGGCCCGGAGTGGCGGTCGTTCCAGGACGACGACGAGGAGAAGGCCAGAACTGGCGCCCCGCTCACCCGGTCGCGCCACGACCGGGGCCTCTCGACGGAGATCGGTCGGTCGACCCGACTCAAGGGACGCAAGCGCCGTCGGATGCGCCGCCTGCGTCGGCAGCACCGGCGCGCCCAGACAGAGTCGAAGCGCGACCGAAACAGGATGCTCGGGTTCATCGAGGTCCGCCGCGTCGTCAGCGGCCTGGACCTCTCCAGGACGATCCGCGACCGGGCGTGCGTGCTGTTCGAGTCCGCCCAGAGCGAGGACCTGCTGGTCGGCCGCTCCATCGAGGGGTTCGCCGCCGCCGCGGTGTACGCGAACTGCCGGACGTCGGGGGTGTCCCGGACGCTCCACGAGGTCGCTGGCGCGGCACAGGCCACCGAGGACGAGTTGCGCGTCGCCTACGACGCGCTGAACCGGGAACTCGGGCTCCCGACGGGTCCCATCGACCCCGCCGAGTACCTGCCGCGGTTCGCCAGTGACCTCGACGTCCCCCACGAGGTGGAGCGCAGAGGCACGGAACTGGTCGAGCGCGCCCACGACGAGGGCGTGGTCGCCGGCCGGAACCCCGGCGGCGTCGCCGCGGGCTGTCTGTACACCGCCGCCAGGGAACTGGGACACGACCTCACGCAGGTGGCGGCTGCCGACGCCGCGGACGTCAGTCCGGTCACGCTTCGGTCGACGTATCAGGCCCTGCAGGACTGA
- a CDS encoding MinD/ParA family ATP-binding protein, with product MILAVTGGKGGVGKSTVAFNLAAELRGVVVDADLGMADLPASRGPDLHDVLAGRAAPLEAVRESGPVAILPCGRSLAGARAADPARLCDAVEAVERAYGTVVVDCPAGLRADAGLPLVVASACVVVTTPSEAAIADAMRARELAREFDAGLVRVAVNRAGANPPTARVADLFGAPAVPIPDSERLGRAQSSGQPVRSLAPASARVVEQFETLARAVQSCRA from the coding sequence GTGATCCTGGCCGTCACGGGCGGGAAGGGCGGCGTCGGCAAGTCCACCGTCGCCTTCAACCTCGCCGCCGAACTGAGGGGTGTCGTCGTCGACGCAGACCTCGGGATGGCCGACCTGCCCGCCTCGCGCGGGCCGGACCTGCACGACGTGCTCGCCGGTCGTGCCGCGCCGCTGGAGGCCGTCCGCGAATCGGGCCCCGTCGCGATCCTTCCCTGCGGGCGCTCGCTCGCGGGCGCACGCGCCGCGGACCCGGCCCGACTCTGTGACGCCGTCGAGGCGGTCGAACGGGCCTACGGGACCGTCGTCGTCGACTGTCCGGCCGGCCTGCGGGCCGACGCGGGCCTGCCGCTGGTCGTCGCCTCGGCCTGCGTCGTCGTGACGACGCCCTCGGAGGCCGCCATCGCGGACGCGATGCGGGCCCGCGAACTCGCCCGGGAGTTCGACGCCGGGCTGGTCCGCGTGGCCGTCAACCGCGCCGGCGCGAACCCCCCGACCGCCCGGGTCGCCGACCTGTTCGGCGCGCCGGCGGTCCCCATCCCCGATTCGGAACGGCTCGGACGGGCCCAGTCCTCGGGCCAGCCCGTCCGCTCGCTGGCGCCGGCGTCGGCACGGGTCGTCGAACAGTTCGAAACCCTCGCGCGAGCGGTTCAGTCCTGCAGGGCCTGA
- a CDS encoding DUF7857 domain-containing protein codes for MVSLTCDADHRDGVTLVTVRLDGAGVAQRVRLTNRLDGPVWPPRRHGVPAAGWNDDGFETVVPADGVVAVGYASPAPAVDAPVAVVDREIVEDGADEEPATAADALRDLGDPSPPRDAVPVPVDDAVDQTERANQSSTDQTTVGHSPPPARDEASVPEPEPSDRPGRPDQHSAAQADQNAGEQSADGVPAAAATWLDDVEERVVTAERLAAAETVPEATAAMRATGGLDDAEALVERLQQERAALESVAERADELAERTAAADVPLETLERLA; via the coding sequence ATGGTTTCACTCACCTGTGACGCCGACCACCGGGACGGGGTCACGCTGGTCACCGTCCGCCTCGACGGGGCGGGCGTCGCCCAGCGCGTCCGGTTGACGAACCGACTCGACGGGCCGGTCTGGCCGCCGCGCCGGCACGGGGTTCCGGCGGCGGGCTGGAACGACGACGGCTTCGAGACGGTCGTGCCGGCCGACGGAGTCGTCGCCGTCGGCTACGCCTCACCCGCACCGGCCGTCGACGCGCCGGTCGCCGTCGTCGACCGCGAAATCGTCGAGGACGGAGCGGACGAGGAGCCTGCAACGGCGGCTGACGCGCTCCGCGACCTGGGCGACCCGTCGCCGCCCCGAGACGCGGTGCCGGTGCCGGTCGACGACGCTGTGGACCAGACAGAACGGGCGAATCAGTCGTCGACCGACCAGACGACAGTCGGTCACTCGCCGCCACCAGCGAGAGACGAGGCGTCCGTTCCGGAGCCGGAACCGTCGGATCGGCCTGGTCGGCCCGATCAGCACTCCGCCGCCCAAGCGGACCAGAACGCCGGTGAGCAGTCGGCAGACGGCGTTCCGGCAGCGGCCGCGACGTGGCTCGACGACGTCGAGGAACGGGTCGTGACGGCCGAACGACTCGCAGCGGCCGAGACGGTCCCCGAGGCGACGGCCGCGATGCGGGCGACTGGCGGGCTGGACGACGCCGAAGCACTGGTCGAACGGCTCCAGCAGGAGCGGGCGGCCCTGGAATCGGTCGCCGAACGGGCCGACGAACTGGCCGAGCGAACGGCGGCCGCGGACGTGCCCCTGGAGACACTGGAGCGACTCGCGTGA
- a CDS encoding DUF7856 family protein — translation MILRVDGRTFCGAVVDLRDADVDATSDGAAIAAAIRGEESCCGVHCPPASPVHARAGYVRPGMGLSTRTALAAAGRSRGLDTPSDDELAAVRSELATLDGDETECPSAPTTAPDADRERLRERVAELRGRVQALESTDRDASDARSKLRDAARRLSELETERVAAVETRERSRALRDRRERRLKLQDRAANLERDARAQLVADLREEFAAAVGSLQAVSAGGATANDRDDPFDVDPVTAALAILRIAAVRAPVVLTVDRFEHPAAAARWLAAPVVRL, via the coding sequence GTGATCCTCCGCGTCGACGGGCGGACCTTCTGCGGTGCCGTCGTCGATCTGCGGGACGCCGACGTCGACGCCACCAGCGATGGAGCGGCGATCGCGGCCGCCATCCGGGGCGAGGAATCCTGCTGTGGCGTGCACTGTCCACCGGCGTCGCCGGTCCACGCCCGGGCGGGGTACGTCAGGCCGGGGATGGGACTGTCGACGCGGACCGCACTCGCCGCCGCCGGGCGGTCGCGCGGACTCGATACGCCGTCCGACGACGAACTGGCCGCGGTCCGCTCGGAACTGGCGACGCTCGACGGCGACGAGACCGAGTGTCCGTCCGCGCCGACGACGGCCCCCGACGCCGACCGGGAACGCTTGCGCGAGCGCGTCGCGGAGCTACGGGGTCGCGTCCAGGCGCTCGAATCGACCGACCGCGACGCCAGCGACGCCCGGTCGAAACTCCGGGACGCCGCCCGCCGACTCTCTGAACTGGAGACCGAACGCGTGGCCGCCGTCGAGACGCGCGAGCGATCGCGTGCGCTGCGGGACCGGCGAGAACGTCGACTCAAACTCCAGGACCGGGCGGCGAACCTCGAACGCGACGCGCGCGCTCAGCTCGTCGCCGACCTCCGCGAGGAGTTCGCCGCGGCGGTCGGCTCGCTGCAGGCGGTGAGTGCCGGGGGCGCCACGGCGAACGACCGCGACGACCCGTTCGACGTCGACCCGGTCACGGCGGCCCTGGCAATCCTGCGGATCGCAGCGGTTCGCGCCCCGGTCGTCCTCACCGTCGACCGGTTCGAGCACCCCGCAGCGGCCGCCCGGTGGCTGGCGGCGCCGGTCGTCCGTCTGTGA
- a CDS encoding DUF7855 family protein, with protein sequence MLLVITYSQAARQSLRNVCRAHEDSVVRRFGRAALLEATGFGAFQALRLQAKHGLDVQVERVEPFVESDVPERVREAATAYENRDQSSVPYRQFASGTDYPSPESLRETDV encoded by the coding sequence ATGCTCCTCGTGATAACCTACTCGCAGGCGGCCCGGCAGTCACTCCGGAACGTCTGCCGGGCCCACGAGGACAGCGTCGTCCGCCGGTTCGGTCGTGCCGCCCTGCTGGAGGCTACGGGGTTCGGCGCGTTCCAGGCGCTCAGGCTGCAGGCGAAACACGGCCTCGACGTCCAGGTCGAACGCGTCGAACCGTTCGTCGAGAGCGACGTGCCCGAGCGTGTTCGCGAGGCCGCCACCGCCTACGAGAACCGCGACCAGTCGTCGGTTCCCTACCGGCAGTTCGCGTCGGGGACCGACTACCCGTCGCCGGAGTCGCTCCGGGAGACCGACGTGTGA
- a CDS encoding DUF7504 family protein — protein MTGVAEVVDGVTTTLLCGASLGGETRECCEALLRAGADDGREVLWVTYTRPPADCLASVPDDVSVRGVLAVGDAPHWETSIDGVDVEVVATPGDITALGIKLSRFLSGGDDDLTVCFDSVTAMCQYVEPETAYGFLHTIAVQLYAADATAHFHIDPAAHDASTVDLFASLCDAVVNVGDDGDDDPAVRTRPVLD, from the coding sequence ATGACTGGGGTCGCCGAGGTGGTCGACGGTGTCACCACGACGCTGCTGTGCGGGGCGTCGCTGGGCGGCGAGACGCGGGAGTGCTGTGAAGCGTTGCTCAGGGCGGGCGCAGACGATGGGCGAGAGGTGCTGTGGGTGACCTACACGCGGCCGCCGGCAGACTGCCTCGCGTCGGTGCCCGACGACGTGTCCGTCCGCGGCGTCCTCGCCGTCGGCGACGCGCCCCACTGGGAGACGTCCATCGACGGCGTCGACGTCGAGGTGGTCGCGACGCCCGGCGACATCACCGCGCTCGGGATCAAGCTGAGCCGGTTCCTCTCGGGGGGCGACGACGACCTGACCGTCTGTTTCGACTCCGTGACGGCGATGTGCCAGTACGTCGAACCGGAGACGGCCTACGGCTTCCTCCACACCATCGCCGTCCAGCTGTACGCCGCCGACGCGACGGCTCACTTCCACATCGACCCCGCGGCCCACGACGCGTCGACGGTCGACCTGTTCGCGTCGCTGTGTGACGCCGTGGTGAACGTCGGCGACGACGGCGACGACGACCCCGCCGTCCGGACGCGTCCCGTGCTCGACTAG
- a CDS encoding DUF7854 family protein, with protein sequence MDRISALRNVEESLARFEAGECSLAELERDVRGVLRTYATDFDGELRAFEASGEALGTLTVLASSRDEARERVADLVEDPGRFAVESVE encoded by the coding sequence ATGGACCGGATATCGGCGCTGCGCAACGTGGAGGAATCGCTGGCTCGCTTCGAGGCGGGCGAGTGCTCGCTGGCGGAGCTGGAACGGGACGTCCGCGGCGTGCTCCGGACCTACGCCACCGACTTCGACGGGGAGTTGCGGGCCTTCGAGGCGTCGGGCGAGGCCCTGGGAACGCTCACCGTCCTGGCGTCGTCCCGCGACGAGGCCCGCGAGCGCGTCGCGGACCTGGTCGAGGACCCGGGCCGCTTCGCCGTCGAATCTGTCGAATGA
- a CDS encoding LAGLIDADG family homing endonuclease encodes MATAENTELTDAFEEFYRNYYRNEIGELAQKYPTDQKSLWIDWQDLYRFDPDLADDFRNKPAQLQDYAEEALRLYDLPVDVKLGQAHVRVHNLPQSEDIRAIRHEHHGNLISVQGIVRKATDVRPKVTNAAFECQRCGTLTRIPQVAGDFQEPHECQGCERQGPFRLNMDQSEFVDAQKLRVQESPEGLRGGETPQAIDVSIEDDICGEVTAGDHVNVTGVLKLDQQGNDREKSPMFDLYMDGVDVSIEDQQFEDMDITDEDKKDIVELSNEDGLYEKMVGAIAPSIYGYDQEKLAMILQLFSGVTKHLPDESRIRGDLHMLMIGDPGTGKSQMLSYVENIAPRSVYTSGKGSSSAGLTAAAVRDDFGEGQQWTLEAGALVLADQGIAAIDELDKMRCVTGDTLVHLGDRVTRIRDFAHEAAESGSIEELPNGRTIRDFGAQAWTMTEEGRLEKRSVTAIHEYDAPEALTQVTLRTGERLTSTADHPFFVFDDGERIERGAAELEQDDWVFVPRSLTEAATDGGVAATRPSETPNPTDGLSPSLGAVLGYLAGDGNLYYDREEGVYGIRFTNIEEQLLTDFEQCCRDAFDSEPVRPPSEQRGDGVQTVRLAGRDVADAVIDAGMNQEIYDGKRLPEEVTASSRTAKAAFLRALADSEGSVGERNVKIHSASYELLMGAKHLLLEFDISSQIQTRERDGRRDLYILAITDADSLASFDRHVGFTLDRKQSSLSDVVASVSGDRTILDVLPDCGDLLAECRDSLRLYQAECGLNDATYCNFENGDANISLRLVKQVLEAFEQRKHEARDRLDDLNDADWATLESIRTEFHVSQAELAKGTKYRQDQISTEWGEDPEMRAAIEGYLLDVLGQVGAADISTLTELVHADVKWRRVESVDQVAPDETDDHVRILEGELADLISCSPEDATETAHELLAERPSPDDWSELRETLETYGISMTAIGTDVGVDQATISRWSRGVVSNNRFEEVRDATIERVDAIRDRAAEILREIESRSGPSVYDLTVDGTHNFVANGMIVHNSEDRSAMHQALEQQEISINKAGINATLKSRCSLLGAANPKYGRFDQFEPIGEQIDLEPALISRFDLIFTVTDQPDEEEDANLADHIIQTNYAGELNTHREQNATSDYSEEEVANVTDEVAPTIEPELLRKYIAYAKRNCYPTMTEEAKEAIRDFYVDLRAKGQDDDAPVPVTARKLEALVRLAEASARIRLSDTVEEEDSERVIQIVRSSMEDIGVDPETGEFDADVVETGTSKTQRDRIQNIKGIINDIESEYDEGAPIDVVVERAEEVGVDQSKAEHEIEQLKQKGEVYEPRTDHLRTT; translated from the coding sequence ATGGCCACTGCCGAGAACACCGAACTCACCGACGCGTTCGAGGAGTTCTACCGCAACTACTACCGGAACGAGATCGGTGAGCTCGCCCAGAAGTACCCGACGGACCAGAAGTCGCTGTGGATCGACTGGCAGGACCTGTACCGCTTCGACCCCGACCTGGCCGACGACTTCAGGAACAAGCCGGCCCAGCTCCAGGACTACGCCGAAGAGGCGCTGCGGCTGTACGACCTGCCGGTGGACGTCAAGCTCGGCCAGGCCCACGTCCGCGTGCACAACCTCCCGCAGTCGGAGGACATCCGCGCCATCCGGCACGAGCACCACGGCAACCTCATCTCCGTCCAGGGCATCGTCCGCAAGGCCACCGACGTCCGCCCCAAGGTCACCAACGCCGCCTTCGAGTGCCAGCGCTGTGGCACCCTGACCAGGATTCCCCAGGTCGCCGGCGACTTCCAGGAGCCCCACGAGTGCCAGGGGTGTGAGCGACAGGGCCCCTTCCGGCTCAACATGGACCAGTCGGAGTTCGTCGACGCCCAGAAGCTCCGCGTTCAGGAGTCCCCCGAGGGCCTGCGCGGCGGCGAGACGCCCCAGGCCATCGACGTCAGCATCGAAGACGACATCTGCGGCGAGGTGACGGCGGGCGACCACGTCAACGTCACCGGCGTCCTCAAACTCGACCAGCAGGGCAACGACCGCGAGAAGTCGCCCATGTTCGACCTCTACATGGACGGCGTCGACGTCTCCATCGAGGACCAGCAGTTCGAGGACATGGACATCACCGACGAGGACAAGAAGGACATCGTCGAGCTCTCGAACGAGGACGGCCTCTACGAGAAGATGGTCGGCGCCATCGCCCCCTCCATCTACGGCTACGACCAGGAGAAGCTCGCGATGATCCTCCAGCTCTTCTCCGGCGTCACCAAACACCTCCCCGACGAGTCCCGCATCCGCGGCGACCTCCACATGCTGATGATCGGGGATCCCGGTACTGGTAAGTCGCAGATGCTATCCTACGTCGAGAACATCGCGCCCCGATCCGTCTACACCTCCGGCAAAGGGTCGTCCTCGGCCGGTCTGACGGCCGCTGCGGTCCGCGACGACTTCGGCGAGGGTCAGCAATGGACCCTCGAAGCGGGCGCGCTCGTCCTCGCCGACCAGGGCATCGCCGCTATCGACGAACTCGACAAGATGCGGTGTGTCACCGGCGACACGCTCGTCCATCTCGGCGACCGCGTAACACGAATCCGTGATTTCGCGCACGAGGCCGCAGAGTCGGGTTCGATCGAGGAACTTCCGAACGGCCGGACGATCCGCGACTTCGGTGCCCAGGCGTGGACGATGACAGAGGAGGGACGGTTGGAGAAACGTTCCGTCACCGCGATTCACGAGTACGATGCACCGGAGGCGCTTACGCAGGTAACGCTTCGAACAGGTGAGCGGCTAACCTCGACGGCCGACCATCCCTTCTTCGTCTTCGACGACGGTGAACGGATCGAGAGAGGGGCCGCGGAACTTGAGCAGGACGACTGGGTGTTCGTTCCACGGTCGCTTACGGAGGCGGCGACTGATGGTGGTGTCGCAGCTACTCGCCCCTCAGAGACGCCAAACCCGACCGACGGTCTTTCTCCGTCTCTCGGCGCTGTACTCGGATACCTGGCCGGTGACGGAAACCTCTACTACGACCGCGAGGAGGGAGTCTACGGCATTCGATTTACGAACATCGAGGAACAGCTGTTGACCGACTTCGAGCAATGCTGTCGCGACGCGTTCGATAGCGAGCCTGTACGACCACCGAGCGAGCAGCGGGGCGATGGGGTCCAAACCGTCCGGTTAGCTGGCCGGGACGTCGCAGACGCCGTAATCGATGCCGGGATGAACCAGGAGATCTACGACGGAAAGCGACTTCCCGAGGAGGTCACGGCTTCGTCTCGAACGGCGAAAGCTGCCTTCCTTCGTGCTCTGGCAGACAGTGAAGGGTCCGTCGGCGAACGGAACGTGAAGATTCACTCCGCCAGCTACGAACTCCTCATGGGAGCGAAGCATCTCCTTCTGGAATTCGACATCTCGAGCCAGATACAGACCCGTGAGCGCGATGGCAGGCGTGATTTGTACATACTCGCCATCACTGACGCGGACTCGTTGGCCTCGTTCGACCGTCACGTCGGATTCACGCTCGACCGAAAGCAGTCGTCGCTCTCCGACGTAGTCGCATCGGTTAGTGGCGACCGGACGATTCTAGACGTGCTCCCCGACTGCGGTGATTTGCTGGCCGAATGTCGTGACTCACTCCGCCTGTATCAAGCCGAGTGTGGCCTCAACGATGCAACGTACTGCAATTTCGAGAATGGCGACGCAAACATCTCACTGAGGCTCGTTAAGCAAGTGCTGGAGGCCTTCGAACAACGAAAGCACGAAGCACGGGATCGTCTCGACGACCTGAACGATGCCGACTGGGCGACATTGGAGTCGATACGGACGGAATTCCACGTCTCACAGGCAGAACTCGCAAAAGGTACCAAGTATCGCCAGGACCAGATTTCGACCGAGTGGGGAGAAGATCCAGAGATGCGTGCGGCTATCGAGGGATACCTCCTCGATGTCCTCGGACAGGTCGGTGCAGCTGACATCTCCACATTGACGGAACTCGTCCACGCTGACGTCAAGTGGCGTCGCGTCGAGTCGGTCGATCAGGTAGCTCCCGACGAGACTGATGACCACGTTAGGATCCTCGAAGGCGAGCTCGCGGATCTGATTAGCTGTTCACCGGAGGATGCAACCGAGACTGCTCACGAGCTACTGGCTGAACGACCCTCACCCGACGACTGGTCCGAGCTTCGCGAAACGCTGGAAACGTACGGTATCTCGATGACGGCCATCGGTACCGACGTCGGTGTCGACCAGGCGACCATCTCACGCTGGTCCCGGGGCGTCGTCTCGAATAACCGGTTCGAAGAAGTCCGCGATGCCACGATCGAACGCGTCGATGCCATCCGCGACAGGGCAGCCGAGATCTTACGGGAAATTGAATCCCGGAGCGGGCCTTCCGTCTACGACCTCACGGTCGACGGGACGCACAACTTCGTCGCGAACGGAATGATCGTCCACAACTCCGAGGACCGCTCCGCGATGCACCAGGCCCTGGAGCAACAGGAGATCAGCATCAACAAGGCCGGCATCAACGCGACGCTCAAGAGCCGGTGTTCGCTGCTGGGCGCGGCGAACCCGAAGTACGGTCGCTTCGACCAGTTCGAGCCCATCGGCGAACAGATAGACCTCGAACCCGCCCTGATATCCCGGTTCGACCTCATCTTCACCGTCACCGACCAGCCCGACGAGGAGGAGGACGCCAACCTCGCCGACCACATCATCCAGACCAACTACGCCGGCGAGTTGAACACCCACCGCGAGCAGAACGCCACGTCGGACTACAGCGAGGAGGAGGTCGCGAACGTCACCGACGAGGTCGCCCCGACCATCGAACCTGAACTCCTTCGGAAGTACATCGCCTACGCCAAGCGGAACTGCTACCCGACGATGACGGAGGAGGCCAAGGAGGCCATCCGGGACTTCTACGTCGACCTGCGGGCGAAGGGGCAGGACGACGACGCCCCGGTCCCGGTCACGGCCCGAAAGCTCGAGGCGCTGGTCCGCCTGGCCGAGGCGTCGGCGCGCATCCGCCTCTCCGATACCGTCGAGGAGGAGGACTCCGAACGGGTCATCCAGATCGTCCGGTCCTCGATGGAGGACATCGGCGTCGACCCGGAGACCGGCGAGTTCGACGCCGACGTCGTCGAGACGGGGACCTCCAAGACCCAGCGCGACCGCATCCAGAACATCAAGGGCATCATCAACGACATCGAGTCCGAGTACGACGAGGGCGCGCCCATCGACGTCGTCGTCGAGCGCGCCGAGGAGGTCGGCGTCGACCAGTCCAAGGCCGAACACGAGATCGAGCAGCTCAAACAGAAGGGCGAGGTGTACGAGCCCCGCACCGACCACCTGCGAACGACGTAG
- a CDS encoding Gfo/Idh/MocA family protein: protein MDVVNAGVLGCGTISDAYLSAGDRFDAYEITACADLDTERAEQAADEYGVTAMAPEEMLADPDIEIVINLTPPSVHEATCTQALEAGNHVYVEKPLASTVAGARSILDVAEREGLLVGSAPDTFLGAGLQTCRQVIDDGLIGEPVGATAIWTSPGHEVWHPNPDLYYQEGGGPLFDMGPYYVTALVSLLGPATRVTGSVTRASDERTITSEPRDGETIDVEVPTHESGIVDFAGGATANLLTSFDVQGSTFPMPAFELYGTEGTLALPDPNHFEGPVRVQKRGEREFEEVELTHEYTAGRGAGVADLAAAVRTDWSHRTSGDLAAHVLDVLAGIRESSETGEHLSFDADLDRPEPLPGAWPAEY, encoded by the coding sequence ATGGACGTTGTCAACGCCGGCGTGCTCGGCTGTGGAACTATCAGCGACGCCTACCTCTCGGCTGGCGACCGCTTCGACGCCTACGAGATCACCGCGTGCGCCGACCTCGATACGGAACGCGCCGAACAGGCGGCCGACGAGTACGGCGTCACCGCAATGGCCCCCGAGGAGATGCTCGCCGACCCCGACATCGAGATCGTCATCAACCTCACGCCGCCGTCGGTCCACGAGGCGACCTGCACGCAGGCGCTGGAGGCGGGCAACCACGTCTACGTCGAGAAGCCGCTGGCGTCGACCGTCGCTGGCGCCCGGTCCATCCTCGACGTCGCCGAGCGCGAGGGGCTGCTGGTCGGGTCCGCACCGGACACCTTCCTCGGCGCGGGACTGCAGACCTGCCGGCAGGTCATCGACGACGGGCTGATCGGCGAGCCCGTCGGTGCGACGGCCATCTGGACGAGTCCGGGCCACGAGGTCTGGCACCCGAACCCGGACCTGTACTACCAGGAGGGCGGCGGGCCGCTGTTCGACATGGGGCCCTACTACGTGACGGCGCTGGTCTCCCTGCTCGGCCCGGCGACGCGGGTCACTGGCTCGGTCACCCGGGCCAGCGACGAGCGTACGATCACGAGCGAACCGCGCGACGGCGAGACCATCGACGTCGAGGTGCCGACCCACGAGTCGGGCATCGTCGACTTCGCCGGGGGCGCCACTGCGAACCTCTTGACCAGCTTCGACGTCCAGGGGTCGACGTTCCCCATGCCGGCGTTCGAACTCTACGGCACCGAGGGGACCCTGGCGCTGCCCGACCCGAACCACTTCGAGGGGCCGGTCCGCGTCCAGAAACGGGGCGAGCGCGAGTTCGAGGAAGTCGAACTCACGCACGAGTACACCGCCGGTCGCGGCGCGGGCGTCGCCGACCTGGCCGCCGCGGTCCGGACCGACTGGAGCCACCGGACGAGCGGTGACCTGGCCGCCCACGTCCTCGACGTCCTCGCAGGGATCCGGGAGTCCTCGGAGACGGGCGAGCACCTGTCCTTCGACGCCGACCTGGACCGGCCCGAGCCGCTGCCTGGTGCGTGGCCCGCGGAGTACTGA
- a CDS encoding ThuA domain-containing protein, translated as MSQLTALVIGERTFPFHSFDEMGPHVEAALGDGVDATLTEDRDDLLDLSGYDLVVDYLTDSTLTDDQQASLLSFVEDGGGYLGVHCASDITSTHDGEGGIDARDEPIPELHDLIGGYFLTHPEQSTFDVTVVDDDHPVTAGVSDFSVFDEPYQVDYDADRVRVLARMDHPDLEDYPVVWVRDHGAGRVCYASLGHTEESLENPQYRRILQNAAGWVAGA; from the coding sequence ATGAGCCAGCTCACCGCACTCGTCATCGGCGAGCGCACGTTCCCGTTCCACAGCTTCGACGAGATGGGGCCCCACGTCGAGGCGGCCCTCGGCGACGGCGTCGACGCCACCCTCACCGAGGACCGCGACGACCTGCTGGATCTCTCGGGCTACGACCTCGTCGTCGACTACCTCACCGACAGCACGCTCACCGACGACCAGCAGGCGAGCCTCCTCTCGTTCGTCGAGGACGGCGGCGGCTACCTGGGCGTCCACTGCGCGTCGGACATCACCAGCACCCACGACGGCGAGGGCGGAATCGACGCGCGGGACGAACCCATCCCCGAACTCCACGACCTCATCGGCGGCTACTTCCTCACCCACCCCGAGCAGTCCACCTTCGACGTGACCGTCGTCGACGACGACCACCCCGTCACCGCGGGCGTCTCGGACTTCTCGGTGTTCGACGAGCCCTACCAGGTCGACTACGACGCCGACCGCGTGCGAGTGCTCGCGCGGATGGACCACCCCGACCTGGAAGACTACCCCGTCGTCTGGGTCCGCGACCACGGCGCGGGGCGCGTCTGCTACGCCTCGCTGGGCCACACCGAAGAATCGCTGGAGAATCCGCAGTACCGTCGCATCCTGCAGAACGCCGCCGGCTGGGTCGCCGGCGCGTAG